The Macadamia integrifolia cultivar HAES 741 chromosome 3, SCU_Mint_v3, whole genome shotgun sequence genome segment GTGACTGCCCTTTTTCCAAATTTCAATCCAGAAGAATTGCTTCACCCCCAAGCCCCAGCAGAGGTGGGGATAGAGCACTGGCATAATGGCATTGGGCATAGGGCTGCTCTCTAtcaccacacacacacagacacacagaGATGGAGTCATGGACCACTGAGATTGAGACTCCACAACTTTACATACCCACCTACACAATACCATCATGGGTCCTGCCAACTTAATTGATATGATTAAAAAGGCTTCTTGTCCATGGACTTGTAAGCTCACAGTAAGACCAACTGGAAATTAAAGGGAGAAAGTTTTTCACGACACTAGTGTAGGAGGAATCTTTCACGCCACACCAATGGCAACTCAAAGAATGATATCATTCTTATGAGGTCCCCATGGTCAggacaagagagagaaaacaatagAAGAAAACACTAATGAGAGGGCAatagaaattaaattttgaacTTTTTGAGGTTGGGTTACATATTGAGCTGAGCCTGAGCAAAGAACTTCCCAGCCCAGCCCAAAGTTTCAGTTTACACTAGGTTTCAGAATTGTCAATAAACCCTGTTCAGCCCCAAGGCCCCCAACCTGCTGTGAGTTCAACCCAAAAGCTAATTCTTGCATACATACATTACTGAATTAAGAGTAAAATTACAGTTGCTGATTCTcacttttgaaaataaaagttcTTCCACAAAAAGAAATCCCTACTATTATATGATCAATAGAAGTCTTATTCatcaggaaaaaagaaaagtccATTACAgtatttttatttgagactgTTTTTTCATACACTTCTATTAAAAGTAAATATTGTGATAAATGTCTTGCTTATTTTAATATTACACTTTTATCAACAGCCGTCTTAGCTCAGCTGGTAGAGCGCGTGGCTTTTAACCACGTGGTCGTGGGTTcgattcccacagacggcggcataatttaattgtttttctgttttttctttttgaatacTCCTAAACATTTTACAACTTTTCCTTGTCCACAATATTAATTGCGTCTTGTAAAGAAGTTATACAATTTTGCTTCTAAAGTTTGGAGTGATCCACAATACTCATTTGCATCTTGTAAGGAGTTGACACATTTTGCTTCTAAAGTTTGAACTCCTACTTTACAGTTTGAGGAATATCCAATGTTTGAAAAACAATAACCCTAGGAATACCATCTAATCCTTTCCATTAACTAGTTTGTTAGATGATGGCACCACTCCTTGTCAAGTTTATGGGTATCAGAATTGATGTTTGTATCTATTGATAGTAacactgatactgatacgatattAATACGGGTTCACTAAAATTGAGCCAATATCAAATGTAATTTTAAAACTATCCACTTTTTTTAATTGATACATTCAATTTGTATTTGTATCAAGCTTAGACGATAGTGTTACGTATTGATTGATACGTAATACTGACACTTAAAAATCATGTCCTTATTGTTGTCTTTCCCTATGGAGAGTACTCGTGGCGCTCTTTCATCCTCACaagcatgatttttttttttagtagagaataaagaaattatttaGATTAAATATTAAAGAGAGTTTGTGGATCCTGTAACACTCTCCATAGCATTATTCGCTATGACCTTTAGAGCCCTAACCAGATTGTTGTTAGGTTTAACAAAAATAACATGTGTACAAAAGATTAGAAAGTTCTAAAAAAAGCAATAATGTGATCCATGGCCAACAAaaagagatataaaaaaaattccaagtcTTCAAAATCACTCCATGTCTTCAATATCCCATCCTCCTTTTAATCAACATCTATTCAAATCATAGTTAGAGAATCAGTTTTTGATTCTAGTCATCCGAGTTGAGTCAAAAATTTGGAAAGCTTTGTTAAAAGCCATGTAGACTCAGTCAAAGTTAAAAtcaatactctttttttttttcgggtggGGGAAAGGGGCTTGAAGTTCACTACTTCACTTCAAGGTTGCAATGATGTAAACTCAAAATTCAATGATATAAGCTCGAAGCTTAAAACATGACTCACCTTCCAAGTTTTGTGAGGGTGAGTCAAGTAAGAAAACTCAATTTTCCCACAATgatttaaattgaaattgacTAACCCTGAATCTTGTTTTGATCTGCTCACTATTTATAGTGATTATTTGAATCAGAATTCAACAAACATCTTATATCAGAATTAAAAAAGAGCAACACGAGACTCCCACTACTACAAGATCTAAAAGTGGCAAATGTACCAGAAGTGactattctttaaaaaaaaaaaaaattgtactacAATGTTGTAAGTTTTTACACCAATAACTCATTCTTGTATGAAATCAAACAAATATCTCATTTTTGTATGAAATCAAAAAATGTCTGTTGCAGACATTGAGAGTATATTAAAagtgattttgattcaattctCTTACTGGGTTTTTACGAATTTGGCCAGTAATAGCCATAGACGCTGTAAAAGGTCTGAGCCAAAGTAAGGAGCAACAAGACAACAGCAGCAACGAAGGAGATAATAGCCCAGGGATTGTTGAAGTAGTTGTGCTTCAAGCTAGCCCGCCATGCGTTCCACCTGTGATTGTAGTATCGATTCACCTGCTCCGACAGCCGGGAGAGGTAGCTGTCATTGATGTCGAACACCACCTCCTGACACAACCTATTGAACAAATCGGCCACCTCTGCATCGCTTCCGAGCCAATGCTCCATGATCTCACAGTAATGGAGGTAACCCACATCCTCCGGCGAGTTTATCAGGTTGTCCATGAAGATCACATACGAGGTTATGTCGTTTGTACAGTCTAGATGGCACTGTTCAAACGCTATCAGGTTCAGGAACAGAGATTTGGTCCCGTCGTGGATCAATAGCCTCGGTATCCACAGTACCCCATTTTCGAATTTGATGTCCCAGAATCGATCGGTCTTCCTCTTCCTGAACTTCACCCCTGCTTCCCTCAGTTCCGTCACGCAATGGATTAATTGTTGCCTCCGCTTGTCTGCCACCCTCACGGTTTGTGATCTCCATCTCATCCAATTCCTTGACGGATGTGGTTCCAGTCCAGGGCCTCTCCGCAGGAGGCTTCGCCGGAAAACGTCCAGGCAGTGGAGGCCGTCTTGGTCTGTTAATGGATCGAAGGGGGTGGTCGGGTGAATCAGCGACGACTCCAGCTTATTCTGATCGCTCTTTTGTAGAGGCTCGTCTGTTGGCGTTAATGGGTCGAAGAATGGGAGTGCGAGTTTGGCCACTAGTCCTTTCTGGTTAGATTCACCCATCTGGAGAACCATGAGGCGATCGAGGATGAAGAGTGGGATTTGATTCTCAAGCATGATCATGTCGCGCTGGATTGAGTGCATCACTCCTCGCATTGCGAAAACAGGATCGTTTCGGGAGTAGCCCAGATGCTTGAAACCCCCGGCAGCGCCTCGGAAGAGCTCGAGCACGAAGCAGCCGTCGAGAACCATCATCTCCACGAATTCGTTAC includes the following:
- the LOC122073750 gene encoding UPF0481 protein At3g47200-like, with amino-acid sequence MVAVFNKELLSWYLITLKLRETVEAGIPKSPGSTQSVDLQFEPQPPPENQRLPLQEPSFSNSHLISINGGEENVKEEREEANPMESEWAISIKEKLKQARQDHDAASWGKLCIYRVPQYLRVGDDSDKADKAFVPQIVSLGPYHHGRKRFRDMERHKWRSLHQILNRTHQDVNLYLDSIGEVEDKARACYEGPIPLTSNEFVEMMVLDGCFVLELFRGAAGGFKHLGYSRNDPVFAMRGVMHSIQRDMIMLENQIPLFILDRLMVLQMGESNQKGLVAKLALPFFDPLTPTDEPLQKSDQNKLESSLIHPTTPFDPLTDQDGLHCLDVFRRSLLRRGPGLEPHPSRNWMRWRSQTVRVADKRRQQLIHCVTELREAGVKFRKRKTDRFWDIKFENGVLWIPRLLIHDGTKSLFLNLIAFEQCHLDCTNDITSYVIFMDNLINSPEDVGYLHYCEIMEHWLGSDAEVADLFNRLCQEVVFDINDSYLSRLSEQVNRYYNHRWNAWRASLKHNYFNNPWAIISFVAAVVLLLLTLAQTFYSVYGYYWPNS